A genomic segment from Ramlibacter agri encodes:
- a CDS encoding SulP family inorganic anion transporter: protein MDRELPLLAEAPRGRLPVLQWLAQYQPQWLAPDLLAGATAAAVVIPKALAYATIAGLPVQVGLYTALVPMAVYALLGTSRPLSVSTTTTLAILAGAALAPLAAGGPAALAVACATLTLLVGVMLFAAGLLRLGFIANFISEPVLVGFKAGIGIVIIVDQVPKLLGVHFTKGDFVHNIGAIALNLPHTSWATLAVAVAMVVILLGLEHVSPRAPAPLVAVVAGILAMKFLDLGRFGVEAVGNVPTGLPSPTLPDWHLLATLAPAAAGIALMSFTESIAAARAFAESNEPPPGANRELLATGLANAAGALLGAMPAGGGTSQTAVNRRAGARSQLAGLVTSALALATLLLLAPFIGAMPQATLAAVVAVYSVGLIEPHEFRAIRQVRRTEFTWALVAMAGVMLLGTLQGILVAIIVSLLALAYQVSDPAVHVLARKPGTNVFRALSSEHPHDETYPGLLMLRPEGRIFFANANRLGSKVTELIAEQRPQVVALHLRGVFDLEYTALKMWIEAEKRLRAAGVTIWLVGMNPGVFAMVRQSPLGEALGEERMFHNLEQAVAAWRARGLGAATPPTGTAPAPGPSA from the coding sequence ATGGACAGGGAGCTGCCGCTGCTGGCCGAGGCGCCGCGCGGGCGGCTGCCGGTGCTGCAATGGCTGGCGCAGTACCAGCCGCAATGGCTGGCCCCCGACCTGCTGGCGGGGGCGACTGCCGCCGCGGTGGTGATCCCCAAGGCGCTGGCCTACGCCACCATTGCCGGCCTGCCGGTCCAGGTGGGCCTGTACACCGCGCTGGTGCCGATGGCGGTCTACGCGCTGCTCGGCACCTCGCGGCCGCTGAGCGTCAGCACCACCACGACGCTGGCCATCCTGGCCGGGGCCGCCCTGGCGCCATTGGCGGCGGGCGGTCCGGCGGCACTGGCGGTCGCCTGCGCCACGCTGACGCTGCTGGTGGGGGTGATGCTGTTCGCAGCCGGCCTGCTGCGCCTGGGCTTCATCGCCAACTTCATCTCCGAGCCGGTGCTGGTGGGCTTCAAGGCCGGCATCGGCATCGTCATCATCGTCGACCAGGTCCCCAAGCTGCTGGGCGTGCACTTCACCAAGGGGGACTTCGTCCACAACATCGGCGCGATTGCGCTCAACCTGCCGCATACCTCGTGGGCAACGTTGGCGGTGGCCGTCGCCATGGTGGTCATCCTGCTGGGGCTGGAGCATGTGTCACCGCGCGCGCCGGCACCGCTGGTGGCCGTGGTGGCCGGCATCCTGGCCATGAAGTTCCTGGACCTGGGCCGCTTCGGCGTGGAAGCGGTGGGTAACGTGCCGACCGGCCTGCCCTCGCCCACGCTGCCGGACTGGCACCTGCTGGCGACGCTGGCGCCGGCAGCGGCGGGCATCGCCCTCATGAGCTTCACCGAGTCGATCGCCGCGGCGCGCGCTTTCGCCGAAAGCAACGAACCACCGCCCGGAGCCAATCGCGAACTGCTCGCCACCGGCCTTGCCAATGCCGCCGGCGCGCTGCTGGGCGCCATGCCGGCCGGCGGCGGCACCTCGCAGACGGCAGTGAACCGCCGCGCCGGGGCGCGCTCGCAGCTTGCCGGCCTGGTGACCTCCGCGCTCGCGCTCGCCACGCTGCTGCTGCTCGCGCCCTTCATCGGCGCCATGCCGCAAGCCACGCTGGCTGCCGTGGTGGCAGTCTATTCCGTCGGGCTGATCGAACCGCACGAGTTCCGCGCCATCCGCCAGGTGCGCCGCACCGAGTTCACCTGGGCGCTGGTGGCGATGGCAGGCGTGATGCTGCTCGGGACGCTGCAAGGCATCCTGGTGGCGATCATCGTGTCGCTGCTGGCGCTGGCGTACCAGGTGTCGGACCCGGCGGTGCACGTGCTGGCGCGCAAGCCGGGGACCAACGTGTTCCGCGCGCTCTCCTCGGAGCACCCGCACGACGAGACCTATCCGGGCCTGCTGATGTTGCGGCCGGAGGGGCGCATCTTCTTCGCCAACGCGAACCGCCTGGGCAGCAAGGTCACCGAACTGATCGCCGAACAGCGGCCGCAGGTGGTGGCGCTGCACTTGCGCGGCGTGTTCGACCTGGAATACACCGCGCTCAAGATGTGGATCGAAGCCGAAAAACGTCTGCGCGCGGCAGGCGTCACCATCTGGCTGGTGGGCATGAACCCCGGCGTGTTCGCCATGGTCCGGCAATCGCCGCTGGGCGAGGCTCTCGGCGAAGAGCGCATGTTCCACAACCTCGAACAGGCGGTCGCCGCCTGGCGGGCGCGCGGCCTCGGCGCCGCTACGCCGCCGACCGGTACAGCGCCCGCACCAGGTCCGTCTGCGTGA
- the ppk2 gene encoding polyphosphate kinase 2, translated as MAKDKKDKHAPIEAVPAPGKLKTSEYEEELYKLHVELVKLQQWVQHTGAKVCVVFEGRDGAGKGGTIKAITERVSPRVFRVVALTAPSERQQSQMYLQRYVPHLPAGGEIVIFDRSWYNRAGVERVMGFCTDAQAQEFLQAVPLIEKAIVDSGVLLLKYWLEVSPQEQTRRLQDRIKDGRKTWKLSPMDLKSYSRWFDYSRARDDMFKATDTEFAPWLVAHTNDKRRGRLNIITDLLSRIPYKAVPQDKVVLPKRQKPGEYREPDYPYRFIKEKF; from the coding sequence ATGGCCAAGGACAAGAAGGACAAGCACGCCCCGATCGAAGCCGTGCCGGCGCCGGGCAAGCTGAAGACCAGCGAGTACGAGGAAGAGCTTTACAAGCTGCACGTCGAACTGGTGAAGCTGCAGCAATGGGTGCAGCACACCGGCGCCAAGGTCTGCGTCGTGTTCGAGGGGCGCGACGGCGCCGGCAAGGGCGGCACCATCAAGGCCATCACCGAACGCGTGAGCCCGCGGGTGTTCCGCGTGGTGGCGCTGACCGCGCCCAGCGAACGGCAACAGAGCCAGATGTACCTGCAGCGCTACGTGCCGCACCTGCCGGCCGGCGGCGAGATCGTCATCTTCGACCGCAGCTGGTACAACCGCGCCGGCGTGGAGCGGGTGATGGGCTTCTGCACCGACGCCCAGGCGCAAGAGTTCCTGCAGGCCGTGCCGCTGATCGAGAAGGCGATCGTCGACTCCGGCGTCCTGCTCCTCAAGTACTGGCTGGAAGTGAGCCCTCAGGAGCAGACCCGCCGCCTGCAGGACCGCATCAAGGACGGCCGCAAGACCTGGAAGCTGTCGCCCATGGACCTGAAGTCCTACAGCCGCTGGTTCGACTACTCGCGCGCCCGCGACGACATGTTCAAGGCCACCGACACCGAGTTCGCGCCCTGGCTGGTGGCGCATACCAACGACAAGCGCCGCGGCCGCCTGAACATCATCACCGACCTGCTCTCGCGCATCCCCTACAAGGCGGTGCCGCAGGACAAGGTGGTGCTGCCCAAGCGGCAGAAGCCGGGTGAGTACCGCGAGCCGGATTACCCGTACCGGTTCATCAAGGAAAAGTTCTGA
- a CDS encoding mechanosensitive ion channel family protein yields MADLHGHPWAGTLFAALGATVAAIIGRHALRATLRRLARSNPLVLCMLDATERAGAAAIPMLALLLVWQAAPQELPHLVTVRHFTTLLLIGSLTWFTNAAIGGLVRGVIEKHPVDTEDNLDQRRIQTQTDVLGRTAQVVVIIAGSAMALMTFPSARQVGTSLLASAGVLGIVGGIAARPVFANLIAGLQLAISQPIRLDDVLIIEGEWGKVEEITGTYVVLKIWDERRMIIPLQYFIEKPFQNWTRTGSQILGTAFLYVDYEVPIEAIRAEAKRICEAAPEWDKRVFNVQVTDLTDKSVQLRVLVSSRDAGRSWDLRCKVREGLIAFLAREYPQALPRFRIAERPQAQA; encoded by the coding sequence ATGGCGGACCTGCACGGGCATCCCTGGGCCGGCACGCTGTTCGCCGCGCTGGGCGCGACCGTGGCCGCCATCATCGGCCGCCACGCGCTGCGTGCCACGCTGCGCCGGCTGGCGCGGAGCAACCCGCTGGTCCTGTGCATGCTGGACGCCACCGAGCGCGCCGGCGCCGCCGCCATCCCCATGCTGGCGCTGCTGCTCGTATGGCAGGCCGCGCCGCAGGAGCTGCCGCACCTGGTGACGGTGCGGCACTTCACGACCCTGCTGTTGATCGGCTCGCTGACCTGGTTCACCAACGCGGCCATCGGCGGCCTGGTGCGCGGCGTGATCGAGAAGCACCCGGTGGACACCGAGGACAACCTGGACCAGCGGCGCATCCAGACCCAGACCGACGTGCTGGGGCGCACCGCGCAGGTGGTCGTGATCATCGCCGGCAGTGCGATGGCGTTGATGACGTTCCCCAGCGCCCGCCAGGTGGGCACGAGCCTGCTGGCCTCCGCCGGCGTGCTGGGCATCGTGGGCGGCATCGCGGCGCGACCCGTGTTCGCCAACCTCATCGCCGGCCTGCAGCTGGCGATCTCGCAGCCGATCCGCCTGGACGACGTGCTGATCATCGAGGGCGAATGGGGCAAGGTGGAGGAGATCACCGGCACCTACGTGGTGCTGAAGATCTGGGACGAGCGGCGGATGATCATCCCGCTGCAGTACTTCATCGAGAAGCCTTTCCAGAACTGGACCCGCACCGGCTCGCAGATCCTGGGCACGGCCTTCCTCTACGTCGACTACGAAGTGCCCATCGAGGCGATCCGCGCCGAGGCCAAGCGCATCTGCGAAGCGGCGCCCGAATGGGACAAGCGCGTCTTCAACGTGCAGGTGACCGACCTCACCGACAAGTCGGTGCAGCTGCGCGTGCTGGTTTCCTCGCGCGACGCCGGCCGCAGCTGGGACCTGCGCTGCAAGGTCCGCGAAGGGCTCATCGCCTTCCTGGCGCGGGAATATCCGCAAGCCTTGCCGCGATTCCGCATCGCGGAGCGTCCGCAGGCGCAGGCCTGA
- a CDS encoding inositol monophosphatase family protein produces the protein MSSNQHPMLNVAVKAARAAGAIINRAALDVESVRISQKQVNDFVTEVDHASEQAIIETLLQAYPDHGIWAEESGREHGRAGADHVWVIDPLDGTTNFIHGFPVYCVSIALLVKGRVEQAVVYDPTRNDLFTATRGRGAFLNDRRLRVSKRTQLKDSLVSTGFPFRPGDNFNVYLRMMSDVMQRTAGLRRPGAAALDLAYVAAGFTEGFFETGLSPWDVAAGSLLVTEAGGLIGNFTGESDFLEQRECVAGNPRIYGQLVGLLKKYSKFATAGEKAELRQNTLRLVDPETKPGTQVEEAGKPEAGEAGKPEAEA, from the coding sequence ATGTCGTCCAACCAGCACCCCATGCTCAACGTGGCCGTCAAGGCCGCCCGCGCCGCCGGCGCCATCATCAACCGGGCCGCGCTCGACGTCGAGAGCGTCCGCATCTCGCAGAAGCAGGTGAACGATTTCGTCACCGAAGTCGACCACGCCAGCGAACAGGCCATCATCGAAACGCTGCTGCAGGCCTACCCCGACCACGGCATCTGGGCCGAGGAATCGGGCCGCGAACATGGCCGCGCCGGCGCGGACCACGTGTGGGTCATCGACCCGCTGGACGGCACCACCAACTTCATCCACGGCTTCCCGGTCTATTGCGTCAGCATCGCGCTGCTCGTGAAGGGCCGCGTCGAGCAGGCCGTGGTCTACGACCCCACCCGCAACGACCTCTTCACCGCCACGCGCGGCCGCGGCGCCTTCCTGAACGATCGCCGCCTCCGCGTGAGCAAGCGCACCCAGCTGAAGGACTCGCTGGTCTCCACCGGCTTCCCCTTCCGGCCGGGCGACAACTTCAACGTGTATCTCCGCATGATGTCCGACGTCATGCAGCGCACGGCGGGCCTGCGCCGCCCGGGCGCGGCGGCGCTCGACCTCGCCTACGTGGCCGCCGGCTTCACCGAAGGCTTCTTCGAGACCGGCCTGTCGCCCTGGGACGTGGCAGCCGGCTCGCTGCTGGTCACCGAGGCCGGTGGCCTGATCGGCAACTTCACCGGCGAATCGGATTTCCTGGAGCAGCGCGAATGCGTGGCCGGCAACCCGCGCATCTACGGCCAGCTGGTCGGCCTGTTGAAGAAGTACAGCAAGTTCGCCACCGCCGGCGAGAAGGCCGAACTGCGCCAGAACACGCTGCGCCTGGTCGACCCCGAAACCAAGCCGGGCACGCAGGTGGAAGAAGCCGGGAAGCCCGAAGCCGGCGAAGCCGGAAAGCCCGAAGCGGAGGCCTGA
- a CDS encoding SulP family inorganic anion transporter, with protein MDRPVTLKAAAVQVSAGLILGLSAVIYAISYAALMFSGQLAPLLPYAITVTLITAAVGGFYGLFSEEPTIVSGPDSNTSSVIAGMLLTATAAALPGPQMLEHALVLLALASFTCAVAYLAIERYRLARLVRFIPFQVMAGFLASAGWLMASGALNIVAGTPLTRAGLQALLEQPWRPELLAGLALAGVLAALNKRFKPALAVPLFIVVVSVAINLVTRVGCPHVAACAADTWFFQPFDRLPWVAPWHLQVDATLLHQLPVLLPSFIAVAFVGTLTVLLSLSSLEHTYQRDFRLEPALRVHGLMTLLASALGGYVLAVSVGRSVMLRQTGGGRLSGLVSALVCLGMLFGLAWVVAWIPKVALGALVLVLGVGMLRQWFWDLRTRLPRADWLQIGGILVCVVLFGYVVGFLVGLLAACIFFVVTYSRMPAIRLATTLATVRSSVIREVEDQQFLSSAGSTCRVGRFEGYVFFGVANSIYEWYRTGDGADFRLLVLDFSHARGMDHSAATVIARIVRAEAQRGGRVILAASSAARQVLDANLPAEAAGVLEVTDSFDTALEHAEEAVLALRPVADAGGGAAASPALRWLDAAAEREAFLAFTQNLQLRAGDQLFAETQASTEMYFIESGCLEVVKANGVQQPFRLAKVVAGSMIGEMALYSGEPRTASVRAAQESELLMLTLEAWQRMQRDRPELARALDRHVIRGLANRVSRTSAALSQQDA; from the coding sequence ATGGATCGTCCTGTCACCCTGAAGGCGGCCGCAGTTCAGGTGTCCGCCGGGTTGATCCTGGGCCTGAGTGCGGTCATCTACGCCATCTCGTACGCGGCCCTGATGTTCTCGGGCCAGCTGGCGCCCCTGCTGCCTTACGCCATCACGGTAACCTTGATCACGGCCGCGGTCGGCGGCTTCTACGGATTGTTCTCCGAAGAGCCCACCATCGTCAGCGGCCCGGACTCCAACACCTCGTCGGTCATCGCCGGCATGCTGCTCACGGCCACGGCCGCCGCCCTGCCGGGGCCGCAGATGCTGGAGCACGCGCTGGTGCTGCTCGCCCTCGCGTCTTTCACCTGCGCCGTCGCCTACCTGGCCATCGAGCGCTACCGGCTGGCGCGGCTGGTCCGCTTCATTCCCTTCCAGGTGATGGCCGGCTTCCTGGCCTCGGCCGGCTGGCTGATGGCCAGCGGCGCGCTGAACATCGTCGCCGGCACGCCGCTCACGCGCGCGGGGCTGCAGGCCCTGTTGGAACAGCCCTGGCGGCCCGAGTTGCTGGCCGGCCTGGCGCTGGCCGGCGTACTGGCCGCGCTGAACAAGCGCTTCAAGCCGGCGCTGGCGGTGCCGTTGTTCATCGTCGTGGTCAGCGTGGCCATCAACCTGGTGACGCGCGTCGGCTGCCCGCATGTGGCTGCCTGCGCCGCGGACACCTGGTTCTTCCAGCCCTTCGACCGCCTGCCCTGGGTCGCGCCCTGGCACCTGCAGGTCGACGCCACCCTGCTGCACCAGCTGCCGGTGCTGCTGCCGTCCTTCATCGCGGTGGCCTTCGTCGGCACGCTGACGGTGCTGCTGTCCCTGAGCAGCCTGGAGCACACCTATCAACGTGACTTCCGGCTGGAGCCGGCGCTGCGCGTGCACGGGCTGATGACGCTGCTGGCGAGCGCGCTGGGCGGCTACGTCCTGGCCGTGTCGGTGGGCCGCAGCGTCATGCTGCGCCAGACCGGGGGCGGCCGCCTGAGCGGGCTGGTCAGCGCCCTCGTCTGCCTGGGCATGCTGTTCGGCCTGGCCTGGGTGGTCGCCTGGATCCCCAAGGTGGCGCTGGGCGCCCTGGTGCTGGTGCTGGGCGTGGGCATGCTGCGCCAGTGGTTCTGGGACTTGCGCACGCGGCTGCCGCGCGCCGACTGGCTGCAGATCGGCGGCATCCTGGTGTGCGTCGTCCTCTTCGGTTACGTCGTGGGTTTCCTGGTGGGCCTGCTGGCCGCCTGCATCTTCTTCGTGGTCACCTACAGCCGCATGCCAGCCATCCGGCTCGCCACCACGCTCGCCACGGTGCGCAGTTCCGTGATCCGCGAAGTGGAGGACCAGCAGTTCCTCTCCAGCGCCGGCAGCACCTGCCGGGTCGGGCGCTTCGAGGGCTACGTGTTCTTCGGTGTCGCCAACTCGATCTACGAGTGGTACCGCACCGGCGACGGCGCGGACTTCCGCCTGCTGGTGCTGGACTTCTCGCATGCGCGCGGCATGGACCATTCGGCCGCGACGGTGATCGCCCGCATCGTGCGCGCCGAAGCGCAGCGCGGCGGCCGCGTCATCCTCGCGGCCAGCAGCGCGGCGCGCCAGGTGCTGGACGCCAACCTGCCGGCCGAAGCGGCCGGCGTGCTGGAGGTCACCGACAGCTTCGACACCGCGCTGGAACACGCCGAAGAAGCCGTGCTGGCGCTGCGCCCCGTGGCGGACGCCGGCGGCGGCGCCGCCGCCAGTCCCGCGCTGCGCTGGCTGGACGCGGCGGCCGAACGCGAAGCCTTCCTCGCCTTCACGCAGAACCTGCAGCTGCGCGCGGGCGACCAGCTGTTCGCGGAAACGCAGGCTTCCACCGAGATGTACTTCATCGAAAGCGGCTGCCTGGAAGTGGTGAAGGCCAACGGCGTGCAGCAGCCCTTCCGCCTGGCCAAGGTGGTGGCTGGCTCCATGATCGGCGAGATGGCGCTCTATTCCGGCGAGCCGCGCACGGCCAGCGTGCGCGCGGCGCAGGAAAGCGAGCTGCTGATGCTGACGCTGGAAGCCTGGCAGCGCATGCAGCGCGACCGGCCCGAACTGGCGCGCGCGCTGGACCGGCACGTGATCCGCGGCCTCGCCAACCGCGTCAGCCGCACCAGTGCCGCGCTCAGCCAGCAGGACGCCTGA
- a CDS encoding TrmJ/YjtD family RNA methyltransferase, with protein MTTRFILIQPSHAGNVGAAARAMKVMGFDDLVLVKPRWDDVLERDETIERASGAVDVLQKARAVETLEEALEGITHLCATVMTARDFGPPTRTPREHLEPLAPRGESVAFLFGSERYGMRNEDVYRCHVALQIPTDPDYGSLNLAAAIQVVAYEWRQCLGGFGAARPPATPAADAQAVAGLLAHWEQALVEIGFLDPKAPKKLMPRLNQLFNRAQPTPEEIHILRGVAKAMGEAAKKAKP; from the coding sequence GTGACCACGCGCTTCATCCTCATCCAGCCTAGCCATGCCGGCAACGTCGGCGCCGCCGCCCGCGCCATGAAAGTCATGGGCTTCGACGACCTCGTGCTCGTGAAGCCCCGCTGGGACGACGTGCTGGAACGCGACGAGACCATCGAGCGCGCGAGCGGCGCGGTGGACGTGCTGCAGAAGGCCCGCGCCGTCGAAACGCTGGAGGAAGCGCTGGAGGGCATCACGCACCTGTGCGCCACCGTGATGACGGCGCGCGACTTCGGTCCGCCCACCCGCACCCCGCGCGAGCACCTGGAGCCGCTGGCACCGCGCGGCGAGTCAGTCGCTTTCCTGTTCGGGTCCGAGCGTTACGGCATGCGCAACGAGGACGTCTACCGCTGCCACGTGGCGCTGCAGATCCCGACCGACCCGGACTACGGCTCGCTGAACCTGGCCGCCGCGATCCAGGTGGTCGCCTACGAATGGCGCCAGTGCCTGGGCGGCTTCGGCGCAGCCCGGCCCCCGGCCACGCCCGCCGCCGACGCGCAGGCGGTGGCGGGATTGCTGGCGCACTGGGAGCAGGCGCTGGTGGAGATCGGCTTCCTGGACCCGAAGGCGCCCAAGAAGCTGATGCCGCGGCTGAACCAGCTTTTCAATCGCGCGCAACCGACCCCCGAGGAAATCCACATCTTGCGTGGTGTCGCCAAGGCCATGGGCGAAGCGGCCAAAAAGGCAAAGCCTTAG
- the cysE gene encoding serine O-acetyltransferase, translating to MFSRLRSDIQCILDRDPAARSKWEVVTCYPGLHALLLHRVAHGLWLRDFRWVGRLVSQLSRWLTGIEIHPGAKIGNGVFIDHGMGVVIGETAEIGDGCTIYQGVTLGGTSLTKGSKRHPTLGRNVVVGAGAKVLGGFEVGDDAAIGSNAVVTKPVPPGATAVGIPARIIQAEDGARREEAAAKMGFSAYGVTAADDPLSQAMKGLIDNAGTQEHQIALLWQAIEKLQARGENCVPAGAAKKESFDSDKYTQLVGK from the coding sequence ATGTTCAGCCGCTTGCGTTCCGACATCCAGTGCATCCTCGACCGCGACCCTGCCGCGCGCAGCAAGTGGGAGGTGGTCACCTGTTATCCGGGCCTGCACGCTCTGCTGCTGCACCGCGTGGCGCACGGCCTGTGGCTGCGCGATTTCCGCTGGGTGGGCCGGCTCGTTTCGCAGCTTTCGCGCTGGCTGACCGGCATCGAGATCCATCCGGGCGCCAAGATCGGCAATGGCGTCTTCATCGACCACGGCATGGGTGTCGTGATCGGCGAGACGGCGGAGATCGGCGACGGCTGCACCATCTACCAGGGCGTGACCCTGGGCGGCACCTCGCTCACCAAGGGCTCCAAGCGGCATCCGACCTTGGGGCGCAACGTGGTCGTGGGCGCCGGCGCCAAGGTGCTGGGCGGCTTCGAGGTGGGCGATGACGCCGCCATCGGCTCCAACGCCGTGGTGACCAAGCCGGTGCCCCCGGGCGCGACGGCGGTGGGCATCCCGGCGCGGATCATCCAGGCCGAGGACGGCGCGCGGCGCGAGGAAGCCGCGGCCAAGATGGGCTTCTCCGCCTACGGCGTCACGGCCGCCGACGACCCGCTGTCGCAGGCCATGAAGGGCCTGATCGACAACGCCGGCACGCAGGAACACCAGATCGCGTTGCTGTGGCAGGCGATCGAGAAGCTGCAGGCGCGTGGGGAAAACTGCGTGCCGGCCGGCGCGGCGAAGAAGGAGTCGTTCGACTCCGACAAGTACACGCAGCTGGTCGGCAAATAA
- the mog gene encoding molybdopterin adenylyltransferase, whose amino-acid sequence MSDLAAARIGIVSISDRASSGVYEDKGLPALKDWLGKALKNPLAFEERLIPDEQAKISATLIELVDAGCALVLTTGGTGPAPRDVTPEATLAVADKEMPGFGEQMRQISLRFVPTAILSRQVAVIRGKTLIMNLPGQPKAIQETLEGLKEDGRQVVPGIFAAVPYCIDLIGGPYLETNDEVCKGWRPKNAVRPR is encoded by the coding sequence ATGAGTGATTTAGCCGCCGCCCGCATCGGCATCGTCTCGATCAGCGACCGGGCTTCGTCCGGCGTCTACGAGGACAAGGGCCTGCCCGCGCTGAAGGACTGGCTGGGCAAGGCGCTGAAGAACCCGCTGGCCTTCGAGGAACGGCTGATCCCGGACGAACAGGCGAAGATCAGCGCCACGCTGATCGAACTGGTGGATGCCGGCTGCGCCCTGGTGCTCACCACCGGCGGCACCGGCCCGGCGCCGCGCGACGTCACGCCCGAGGCAACGCTCGCCGTCGCCGACAAGGAAATGCCCGGCTTCGGCGAGCAGATGCGGCAGATCTCGCTGCGCTTCGTGCCCACGGCCATCCTGTCGCGGCAGGTCGCGGTGATCCGCGGCAAGACGCTGATCATGAACCTGCCGGGGCAGCCGAAGGCGATCCAGGAGACGCTGGAAGGCCTGAAGGAAGACGGCAGGCAGGTCGTGCCGGGCATCTTCGCCGCTGTGCCCTACTGCATCGATCTGATCGGCGGCCCCTACCTCGAGACGAACGACGAGGTGTGCAAGGGGTGGCGGCCGAAGAACGCGGTCCGGCCCCGATAA
- the yjgA gene encoding ribosome biogenesis factor YjgA, with product MSRKPKKGYYVKGHFVAEGSELDLQLKAEVTGGEPSKTDLKKESTELQKLGEALLTLREDLFTRLELPEQLVSALADLKRITNFEGRRRQMQYVGKLMRQQDEATLQAARDALEEQRGGSAQQTLALHAAERWRDELVASDDALQQWLSAHPDTDAQQLRALVRQARKDAAPTQDQVSRGEVPRKGRAFREIFQIVRERLEQEENEDE from the coding sequence ATGTCCCGCAAACCCAAGAAGGGCTACTACGTCAAAGGCCATTTCGTGGCCGAAGGCAGCGAGCTCGACCTCCAGCTGAAGGCCGAAGTGACCGGCGGCGAGCCGAGCAAGACCGACCTGAAGAAGGAAAGCACCGAACTCCAGAAGCTCGGCGAAGCGCTGCTGACCCTGCGCGAAGACCTCTTCACGCGCCTCGAACTGCCCGAACAGCTGGTGTCCGCGCTGGCCGACCTGAAGCGCATCACCAACTTCGAGGGCCGCCGCCGCCAGATGCAGTACGTCGGCAAGCTGATGCGCCAGCAGGACGAGGCCACCTTGCAGGCCGCGCGCGACGCGCTGGAAGAACAGCGCGGTGGCTCCGCACAGCAGACCCTGGCCCTGCACGCCGCCGAACGCTGGCGCGACGAGCTGGTCGCCAGCGACGACGCCCTGCAGCAGTGGCTGTCCGCCCACCCCGACACCGACGCGCAGCAGCTGCGCGCGCTGGTCCGCCAGGCCCGCAAGGACGCCGCGCCCACGCAGGACCAGGTCTCGCGCGGCGAAGTGCCGCGCAAGGGCCGGGCCTTCCGCGAAATCTTCCAGATCGTGCGCGAACGGCTGGAGCAGGAAGAAAACGAAGATGAGTGA